In a single window of the Chondrocystis sp. NIES-4102 genome:
- a CDS encoding rubrerythrin has translation MISSSDHNSTGNKTLKWSIIALITSLSLVSCSKPQSPEANIQSSPSAKANLVSNKQDSPTLENLQKAYNGESNAHVMYLEFAKKADEEGYKEVANLFRAAAAAEAIHRDNHAKVIKEMGATPKNNITTPEVKSTADNLTKSLGGNLSSAIAGESYERDSMYPGFIKQAKTEGNQAALQTFTYALAAETQHAQLYNEAKSNLESWRNQTHPFYVCTVSGETYKDEASVAKCPSVAQGESYMKVN, from the coding sequence ATGATTTCTAGTTCAGACCACAATTCAACTGGTAATAAAACCTTAAAATGGTCAATTATCGCTCTTATAACCTCTCTGAGTTTGGTAAGTTGTAGTAAACCTCAATCTCCAGAAGCTAACATTCAATCTTCACCATCTGCCAAAGCCAACCTAGTTTCCAATAAACAAGATTCTCCAACTTTAGAAAATTTGCAAAAAGCCTACAACGGTGAATCTAATGCACACGTGATGTATTTAGAATTTGCCAAAAAAGCTGATGAAGAAGGATATAAAGAAGTAGCTAATCTTTTCCGCGCTGCTGCTGCTGCTGAAGCTATCCATCGTGATAATCATGCCAAAGTGATTAAGGAAATGGGTGCAACTCCTAAAAATAACATCACTACCCCTGAAGTTAAATCAACAGCAGATAACTTAACAAAATCTTTGGGTGGGAATCTTAGTTCAGCAATTGCAGGAGAATCCTACGAACGTGATAGTATGTATCCTGGCTTTATTAAACAAGCCAAAACCGAGGGGAATCAAGCAGCCCTACAGACTTTTACTTATGCTTTAGCTGCCGAAACTCAGCACGCCCAACTTTATAATGAAGCGAAAAGTAATCTTGAATCTTGGCGCAATCAAACTCATCCTTTTTATGTTTGCACTGTGTCTGGAGAAACTTATAAAGACGAGGCTTCTGTAGCAAAATGTCCATCTGTGGCTCAGGGCGAATCATATATGAAAGTAAATTAA
- a CDS encoding ArsR family transcriptional regulator has protein sequence MPKTAPRNKISKPPEYLAPVADYFKVLSEISRLQILSCLREGAMNVTEIGEATGLGQANLSKHLKMLTEAEILSRKPQGVAVYYEIQDPMIFELCELVCDRLYERMQQKADKFKRLNAFNSSNQ, from the coding sequence ATGCCTAAAACAGCCCCTCGCAACAAGATATCCAAGCCACCAGAATATCTAGCCCCAGTTGCAGATTATTTTAAAGTGCTTTCAGAAATTAGTCGTCTGCAAATATTAAGCTGTTTGAGGGAAGGGGCGATGAATGTTACGGAAATAGGTGAAGCAACGGGGTTAGGACAAGCAAACTTATCTAAGCATCTAAAAATGCTAACAGAAGCAGAAATATTATCTCGTAAACCCCAGGGAGTGGCGGTATATTATGAAATACAAGATCCGATGATCTTTGAACTTTGCGAGTTAGTTTGCGATCGCCTTTATGAAAGGATGCAGCAAAAAGCAGATAAGTTTAAGCGATTAAATGCTTTTAATAGTTCTAATCAATAA
- a CDS encoding putative purple acid phosphatase precursor: protein MKRRNFLALTSLGSLGLAIGSHRYLAYEYPLKYKTCPQFSRTETEPELRFVAVGDVGTGDQNQYAVAKSLNCYFNANPFTSVLLTGDNIYPYGEISRINAAFEQPYKELLQQQVKFYAAIGNHDILTNNGVDQINYPKFNMSGRYYTFIQKNVQFFVLDTNPEADWEKQLIWLEESLAKSNKPWKIVSGHHSIYSSGYHGSNLELIEYLTPIFARYGVQLYLNGHEHDYERTKPINGTTYLTCGAGGAKLRPVGKSDWTAYSVSQWCFAAFEVYPDSLVISGINTVGEIFDHTTINLSSLNSI from the coding sequence ATGAAACGACGGAATTTTTTAGCTCTTACTAGCTTAGGTAGTTTAGGATTAGCAATAGGTAGCCATCGTTACTTAGCTTATGAATATCCTTTAAAATATAAAACTTGTCCTCAGTTTTCTCGCACAGAAACTGAACCAGAATTACGCTTTGTAGCGGTTGGGGATGTAGGCACAGGTGATCAAAATCAGTATGCAGTTGCTAAAAGTCTAAATTGTTATTTTAATGCTAATCCTTTTACTTCAGTACTCTTGACTGGGGATAATATTTATCCTTACGGAGAAATTAGTAGAATTAATGCAGCCTTTGAACAACCTTATAAAGAATTACTGCAACAACAAGTTAAATTTTATGCAGCGATCGGTAACCACGATATCTTAACTAATAATGGAGTTGATCAGATCAACTATCCAAAATTTAATATGTCAGGACGTTACTATACTTTTATTCAGAAAAACGTTCAATTTTTCGTCCTCGATACTAACCCCGAAGCAGATTGGGAAAAACAATTAATCTGGCTTGAAGAGAGTTTGGCAAAATCTAACAAACCTTGGAAAATTGTTTCAGGTCATCATTCTATTTATTCATCGGGATATCATGGCTCAAATTTAGAATTAATCGAATATCTTACGCCAATCTTTGCTCGTTATGGGGTTCAATTATATTTAAATGGTCATGAGCATGATTATGAACGTACCAAACCAATTAATGGTACAACGTATCTAACCTGTGGAGCAGGTGGTGCAAAATTACGTCCTGTAGGTAAATCTGATTGGACTGCTTATTCTGTTTCTCAATGGTGTTTTGCAGCGTTTGAAGTTTATCCAGACAGTCTGGTAATTAGTGGTATTAATACCGTTGGTGAAATTTTTGACCATACAACTATTAATTTATCTTCTCTCAACTCTATATAG
- a CDS encoding two-component sensor histidine kinase, with amino-acid sequence MVLAIVSNKFNNSQALRWRLLLSYLTVMITILSISTLAIYNYTRHNLYRQMDQRLEVLAQAASHNLVAIKAHYQSRQERGLTGIPANIETRCYLDDDGDLDIPWQHLRQPDQGVEWFNADKRLVGNAGTLLNDLPLKPGWQITQQGKIRTVTLPAYSQNNGKKQLEGYIRANQVTTEIEAILTRLRWGLGIGGIGVIGLTGLGGIWLTKQSIKPIEQSFKQLKQFTADAAHELRSPLAAIKTSVQVMEYYPERLHPQDRKKIAAIASTTDQTIRLVEDLLLLARMDSVSEIETGTWVELSITEILEDLIELFQSSAQEKQITLKSSLPYNVMLKGDGAQLARLFRNILENALQYTPAGGTVSVTMIQDPLNLRVQIQDSGIGIAPQDLNLIFDRFWRADQARNRRIGGMGMGLAIASAIAQRYQGKILVSSELGVGSCFIIKLPFN; translated from the coding sequence ATGGTTTTGGCTATCGTCTCAAACAAGTTTAATAATTCTCAAGCCTTACGTTGGCGGTTGCTACTGTCTTATCTGACGGTAATGATCACAATTTTAAGTATTTCTACCTTGGCAATTTATAATTACACGCGCCATAACCTTTATCGGCAAATGGATCAGCGTTTAGAAGTTTTAGCCCAAGCTGCTTCCCATAATTTAGTCGCCATCAAAGCCCACTATCAAAGTCGTCAGGAAAGAGGATTAACAGGTATTCCTGCAAATATTGAGACTAGATGTTATCTTGATGATGATGGTGATCTTGATATCCCTTGGCAACACCTACGTCAGCCAGATCAGGGAGTTGAATGGTTTAACGCAGATAAACGCTTAGTTGGCAATGCAGGGACACTTTTAAATGATTTACCCTTAAAACCAGGGTGGCAAATAACACAACAAGGAAAAATTAGAACTGTAACTTTACCAGCCTATAGCCAGAATAACGGTAAAAAACAATTAGAGGGATATATTCGTGCCAATCAAGTTACCACAGAAATAGAGGCAATTTTGACCCGTTTACGTTGGGGTTTGGGTATTGGTGGTATTGGTGTGATCGGCTTAACGGGTTTAGGTGGAATCTGGCTTACCAAACAATCCATCAAACCAATTGAGCAAAGCTTTAAACAATTAAAACAATTTACCGCCGATGCAGCCCATGAATTACGTAGTCCTCTAGCAGCGATTAAAACCTCTGTGCAGGTAATGGAATACTATCCAGAAAGACTTCATCCCCAAGATCGAAAAAAAATTGCAGCGATCGCATCTACTACCGATCAGACTATTCGTTTAGTTGAAGATTTACTACTATTGGCGAGAATGGATTCAGTTAGTGAAATAGAAACAGGTACATGGGTAGAGCTTTCCATAACTGAAATTTTAGAAGATTTAATTGAATTGTTTCAATCTTCGGCACAGGAAAAACAGATTACTTTAAAATCCTCTCTACCCTATAATGTCATGCTTAAGGGTGATGGGGCGCAATTGGCACGTTTGTTTAGGAATATTTTAGAAAATGCTCTACAATATACTCCAGCAGGAGGTACAGTTTCTGTCACCATGATCCAAGATCCCCTTAACCTGCGTGTCCAAATTCAAGATAGTGGAATAGGAATTGCACCTCAAGATTTAAATTTAATCTTTGATCGCTTTTGGAGGGCAGATCAAGCTAGAAATAGGAGAATAGGCGGTATGGGTATGGGGTTAGCTATTGCCAGTGCGATCGCTCAACGTTATCAGGGTAAAATTTTAGTCAGTAGTGAACTAGGTGTAGGTAGTTGTTTTATTATTAAACTGCCTTTTAATTAA
- a CDS encoding YcfA family protein: MSKLPVISGTECIKGLEKIGFKIIRQRGSHLVLIRENPITTVIVPNHKELDRGTLRAIIRQVDLTVDEFIQLLR; this comes from the coding sequence ATGAGCAAACTACCCGTTATTTCTGGCACAGAATGTATTAAAGGGTTAGAAAAAATTGGCTTTAAAATTATTAGACAACGAGGAAGTCATCTAGTTTTAATCAGAGAAAATCCTATAACTACCGTAATCGTCCCAAATCACAAGGAGTTAGATAGAGGTACTTTACGCGCTATTATTCGGCAAGTTGATTTAACTGTAGATGAGTTTATTCAACTTTTAAGATAA
- a CDS encoding glucosamine--fructose-6-phosphate aminotransferase, isomerizing, with protein sequence MCGIVGYIGTQTATDILISGLERLEYRGYDSAGVATIEEGKINCVKAKGKLFNLRAKLEHTPHQSQIGIGHTRWATHGKPEEHNAHPHLNSELNLAVVQNGIIENYLEIKEELISKGIEFRSETDTEVIPHLISLLLPHADSLLEAVQKAIARLEGAFAIAVVNADNPYELIVARQQAPLVLGFGQGEFFCASDITAILPHTRTILNLENGEIARLTPLGVEIYSFGGSRITRFPRTLEWNPVQVEKQGFRHYMLKEIYEQPAVVRTCLDNYLNPNWHAGENPDYSPVNLGLSPNMTDDLEHIQILACGTSWHAALVGKYLLEQLANIPTTVDYASEFRYSPKPIIPNTLTIGVTQSGETADTIAALEAERARRGDLEQKYHAKLLAITNRAESSIAQICDRIIDTHAGIEIGVAATKTFVAQVMGFYFLSLDLAYRRQAISYDRIEQILEGLRHIPNQIETILETQADAIEELAHDFTTETEDFIFIGRGINFPIALEGALKLKEISYIHAEAYPAGEMKHGPIALLDNKVPVVAVAMPGQVYDKVISNAQEAKARDARLIGVTSAMNATEAAHTFDNILTVPEVDELISPILAVVPLQILSYHIAAIKGLDVDQPRNLAKSVTVE encoded by the coding sequence ATGTGTGGAATTGTCGGCTACATTGGTACTCAAACAGCTACAGATATCTTAATTTCAGGTTTAGAAAGGCTAGAGTATCGTGGTTACGACTCGGCTGGGGTGGCGACGATTGAAGAGGGAAAAATAAATTGTGTTAAAGCTAAAGGTAAACTATTTAATCTTAGGGCTAAGTTAGAACACACACCCCATCAATCTCAAATCGGCATCGGGCATACTCGCTGGGCAACTCACGGTAAACCAGAAGAACATAACGCCCATCCACATTTAAATTCTGAACTTAATCTTGCAGTGGTGCAAAATGGCATTATTGAAAATTATTTGGAGATTAAAGAAGAATTAATTAGTAAAGGTATTGAATTTCGTTCAGAAACCGACACCGAAGTAATTCCTCACCTAATTTCCCTGTTATTACCCCATGCAGATTCACTACTCGAAGCCGTACAAAAAGCGATCGCTCGTTTAGAAGGGGCATTTGCGATCGCAGTGGTTAATGCTGATAATCCTTATGAGTTAATTGTCGCCCGTCAACAAGCACCTTTAGTCTTAGGTTTTGGACAGGGTGAATTTTTCTGCGCATCTGATATTACAGCTATATTACCCCATACCCGTACTATATTGAATTTGGAAAATGGGGAGATAGCTAGATTAACTCCTTTGGGAGTAGAAATATATAGTTTCGGTGGTAGTCGAATCACTCGCTTTCCGCGCACCCTTGAATGGAATCCTGTACAGGTAGAGAAACAGGGTTTTCGTCATTATATGCTCAAGGAAATATACGAGCAACCTGCGGTAGTTAGAACTTGCTTAGATAATTATCTTAATCCTAATTGGCACGCTGGGGAAAATCCTGATTATAGTCCTGTTAATTTAGGTTTATCTCCTAATATGACAGATGATCTTGAGCATATTCAGATTCTCGCCTGTGGTACAAGTTGGCACGCTGCTTTAGTTGGCAAATACCTACTAGAACAATTAGCTAATATTCCTACTACAGTAGATTATGCGTCCGAGTTTCGCTATTCCCCCAAACCAATTATTCCTAACACCTTAACTATTGGTGTAACCCAATCTGGAGAAACCGCCGACACCATTGCAGCTTTAGAAGCAGAAAGAGCCAGAAGAGGGGATTTAGAACAAAAATACCACGCTAAACTATTAGCTATTACCAATCGCGCCGAAAGTAGTATTGCTCAGATTTGCGATCGCATTATTGATACCCATGCAGGTATTGAAATAGGCGTAGCAGCTACTAAAACCTTTGTAGCTCAAGTAATGGGTTTTTATTTCCTTTCTCTAGATTTAGCCTATCGTCGTCAAGCCATATCCTATGACAGAATCGAGCAGATATTAGAGGGGTTACGCCACATTCCTAACCAAATAGAAACCATTCTCGAAACCCAAGCAGACGCGATCGAAGAATTGGCACACGACTTTACTACTGAAACTGAAGACTTTATTTTTATTGGACGTGGTATAAACTTCCCGATCGCTTTAGAGGGTGCATTAAAACTTAAGGAAATATCTTACATCCATGCAGAAGCCTATCCTGCTGGCGAAATGAAACATGGGCCGATCGCTTTGTTAGATAATAAAGTACCAGTAGTCGCCGTAGCTATGCCTGGTCAAGTTTATGATAAAGTTATTTCTAATGCCCAGGAAGCCAAAGCCAGAGATGCTCGTTTAATTGGGGTAACTAGTGCAATGAATGCCACCGAAGCAGCCCACACTTTTGATAATATTTTGACTGTACCAGAAGTAGATGAATTGATTTCTCCTATTTTAGCAGTCGTGCCATTGCAGATCTTGTCTTATCATATTGCAGCGATTAAAGGGTTAGACGTTGATCAGCCACGTAATTTAGCTAAAAGTGTTACTGTTGAGTAG
- a CDS encoding ABC-2 type transporter superfamily protein — MKLPIPTQTNQYQNITDAAPLKNIVDDTLTIFWGEWIDLRARVAQIAATGLISPLIYIFAFGLGLGSTIDRSIEPSAGANYLEFILPGMVALSSMTISFGGTTFSICGDRLFTQTFEELLLLPVHPLALHLGKMLAGILRGLMTAASVILVAILFTGKVFSFLNPLFLSLLVLNCAVFAGLGVIIGLRVKSLESVGLYNNFLIVPMSFLGGTFFDPTNLPQILKVVVFCLPLTYTSIGLRAAAYLPMAEFPWYALPILLIFAIALTVIGAYQFSHQKE; from the coding sequence GTGAAATTACCAATTCCAACTCAGACTAATCAATATCAGAATATTACTGACGCTGCACCTCTAAAGAATATTGTAGATGACACTTTAACTATCTTTTGGGGTGAGTGGATCGATCTTCGGGCGAGAGTGGCACAAATAGCAGCCACAGGCTTAATCTCCCCTTTAATATATATTTTTGCCTTTGGTTTAGGACTAGGTAGTACAATTGACCGATCCATAGAACCTAGTGCAGGGGCTAATTATTTAGAATTTATTTTGCCTGGAATGGTGGCTTTATCTTCGATGACGATAAGTTTTGGAGGTACTACTTTTTCTATTTGTGGCGATCGCTTATTTACTCAAACTTTTGAAGAATTATTATTATTACCTGTTCATCCTTTGGCTTTGCATCTGGGAAAAATGCTAGCTGGTATCTTACGGGGTTTAATGACGGCAGCTTCGGTAATTTTAGTAGCGATTTTATTTACAGGGAAAGTTTTTAGTTTTCTTAATCCTTTATTTTTAAGTTTATTAGTGCTAAATTGTGCAGTATTTGCAGGTTTGGGGGTAATTATTGGGTTGAGGGTTAAATCTTTAGAGAGTGTAGGCTTATATAACAATTTTCTAATTGTACCTATGTCTTTTTTAGGTGGAACTTTTTTCGATCCAACCAATTTACCGCAAATATTAAAAGTAGTAGTCTTTTGTTTACCGCTTACCTACACAAGTATTGGGTTACGTGCTGCTGCATATTTACCAATGGCAGAATTTCCCTGGTATGCCCTGCCGATTTTACTAATATTTGCGATCGCTTTAACCGTAATTGGTGCTTATCAGTTTTCCCATCAAAAGGAATAA
- the chlH2 gene encoding magnesium chelatase subunit H, protein MKRIVLIAGFESFNTNLYRQAAQMATARCQELEVIVFSDRDITSYPDQIETALQSADVFFASLIFDYDQVIWLRQRVQDIPIRLVFESALELMSLTQLGKFVIGDQPKGMPKPVKFILSKFSNSKEEDKLAGYLSFLKTGPKLLKYIPAKKVQDLRNWLIIYGYWNAGGTENVASMCWTLAEKYLGLQVGDIPQPVETPNMGLLHPDYQGYFTSPQDYINWYQRIQDRGVRIGESGVKSIVGILLYRKHVITKQPYIPQLIKHFEDQGLIPLPLFINGVEGHVIVRDWLTTTYEQEQRKQGNKEILSLNKDAVKVDAIVSTIGFPLVGGPAGSMEAGRQVEVAKRILTAKNVPYIVAAPLLIQDIHSWTRQGIGGLQSVVLYSLPELDGAIDTIPLGGLVGEDIYLVPERLHRLTGRIKNWINLRQKPTPDRKIAIILYGFPPGYGATGTAALLNVPKSLLNFLQALKSQGYDVGELPADGEEIIKQVKIADEYTPSSKADTTGSINVHTLEKWLGYLQTTKVEKQWKSLTGTGIKTYGDQFQIGGIQLGNVWIGVQPPLGIAGDPMRLMFEKDLTPHPQYTAFYKWLQNEYQADAVVHFGMHGTVEWLPGSPLGNTGYSWSDILLGNIPNLYIYAANNPSESILAKRRGYGVLISHNVPPYGRAGLYKELISLRELIAEYREDTEKNTALRDIITQKIIDAGLERDCKFTEGKKQGISFTLESSRLFSKQVINSYFVEIYEYLQVLEQRLFSSGLHVLGQKPTDEALQSYLEAYFDDDLSQDLIEKIVSRRGTEAQRVLESDSALLNKFEEGERVRDLLAQNTDEMTNLLRGLNGEYIPPAPGGDLLRDGSGVLPTGRNIHALDPYRMPSPAAYERGKEIARKIMAQNLEEKGAYPETVAVMLWGLDAIKTKGESLGILLELVGAEPIKEGTGRIVRYELIPLERLGHPRIDVLANLSGIFRDTFVNIIELLDDLFRRAAEIEESLDNNYIRKHYLALQAQGVENASARMFSNPAGDFGSLVNDRVVDSNWESSDQLADTWQNRNVFSYGRKDKGQARPEVLSQLLATSSQIIQEIDSVEYGLTDIQEYYGNTGGLKLAAEKQSGKEVETSFVESFSKDTTPRKLKDLLRMEYRTKLLNPKWAEAMADQGSGGAYEISQRMTALIGWGGTANFKDDWVYDQAVDTYALDAEMAEKLRQANPEAFRNIVARAIEAHGRGFWNADEEKLDKLRELYQSTEDELEGVTV, encoded by the coding sequence ATGAAACGGATTGTCTTGATCGCAGGATTTGAATCATTCAACACCAACCTGTATCGTCAGGCTGCACAAATGGCAACAGCAAGGTGTCAGGAGTTAGAAGTAATTGTATTTAGCGATCGCGATATTACTAGTTATCCTGATCAGATAGAAACTGCATTACAATCTGCGGATGTTTTTTTTGCCAGTTTAATTTTTGATTATGATCAAGTAATTTGGTTAAGACAAAGAGTTCAAGATATTCCCATCAGGCTAGTATTTGAGTCGGCGTTAGAATTAATGAGTTTGACACAACTGGGTAAATTCGTTATTGGCGATCAACCTAAAGGAATGCCCAAACCTGTTAAATTTATCTTGAGTAAGTTTAGTAATAGCAAAGAGGAAGACAAACTTGCTGGTTATTTAAGTTTCCTTAAAACTGGGCCTAAACTATTAAAATATATCCCCGCTAAAAAAGTACAAGATCTACGCAACTGGTTAATTATCTATGGTTACTGGAATGCTGGGGGGACAGAAAATGTAGCCTCGATGTGTTGGACATTAGCCGAAAAATATTTAGGGTTACAAGTAGGAGACATTCCACAACCAGTTGAAACTCCTAACATGGGGCTATTACATCCAGATTACCAGGGTTATTTTACATCACCGCAGGATTATATAAATTGGTATCAAAGAATTCAGGATAGGGGAGTCAGGATAGGGGAGTCAGGAGTCAAGTCTATAGTTGGCATATTGTTGTACCGTAAACACGTAATCACTAAGCAACCATACATTCCCCAACTAATCAAACATTTTGAAGATCAAGGGCTAATCCCACTACCTTTATTTATCAATGGTGTAGAAGGTCATGTAATAGTAAGAGACTGGTTAACCACAACCTACGAACAAGAACAAAGAAAACAAGGTAATAAAGAAATATTATCCCTAAATAAAGATGCAGTCAAAGTAGATGCGATCGTCTCCACTATAGGTTTTCCCTTGGTAGGAGGGCCAGCAGGGTCGATGGAAGCAGGTAGACAAGTAGAAGTTGCCAAAAGAATATTAACCGCTAAAAACGTCCCCTACATAGTAGCAGCACCCTTATTAATTCAAGATATCCATTCTTGGACAAGACAAGGAATAGGAGGTTTACAAAGTGTCGTCTTATATTCCCTTCCAGAATTAGATGGCGCGATCGATACTATTCCTTTAGGTGGTTTAGTGGGAGAAGATATTTATTTAGTCCCCGAAAGACTCCATCGCCTTACAGGTAGAATCAAAAACTGGATTAATCTACGACAAAAACCCACCCCCGACAGAAAAATTGCCATCATCCTCTATGGTTTCCCTCCTGGTTATGGCGCAACAGGCACAGCAGCCCTACTCAACGTACCCAAAAGCCTGCTAAACTTCCTCCAAGCCTTAAAATCCCAAGGTTATGATGTGGGCGAATTACCAGCAGACGGCGAAGAAATAATTAAACAAGTCAAGATAGCTGATGAATACACTCCTTCAAGTAAGGCGGATACGACTGGATCGATTAATGTCCATACCCTAGAAAAATGGTTAGGCTACCTCCAAACCACCAAAGTAGAAAAACAATGGAAATCCTTAACAGGCACAGGTATTAAAACCTACGGCGATCAATTTCAAATTGGGGGCATTCAATTAGGTAACGTCTGGATAGGAGTACAACCCCCCCTAGGTATAGCAGGAGATCCCATGCGGTTAATGTTTGAAAAAGACTTAACCCCCCATCCTCAATACACAGCTTTTTATAAATGGTTGCAAAACGAATATCAAGCTGATGCAGTAGTTCACTTTGGAATGCACGGTACAGTAGAATGGCTACCAGGATCTCCTTTAGGTAATACTGGTTATTCTTGGTCGGATATTTTACTTGGGAATATTCCTAATTTATATATCTATGCAGCTAATAATCCTTCTGAATCTATCTTGGCAAAACGTCGGGGTTATGGTGTATTAATTTCTCATAATGTTCCCCCCTATGGACGTGCTGGTTTATATAAAGAGTTGATTAGTTTGCGAGAATTGATTGCTGAGTATCGGGAAGACACGGAAAAGAATACAGCCTTGCGAGATATTATTACCCAAAAAATTATTGATGCTGGCTTGGAAAGAGATTGTAAGTTTACTGAAGGGAAAAAACAAGGAATTAGTTTTACGTTAGAGAGTAGTAGATTATTTAGTAAGCAGGTAATTAATAGTTATTTTGTGGAGATCTATGAGTATTTGCAAGTATTAGAACAACGTTTATTTTCTTCTGGTTTGCACGTTTTGGGACAGAAACCTACGGATGAAGCGTTGCAGTCTTATCTTGAGGCGTATTTTGATGATGATTTATCGCAAGATTTAATAGAGAAAATTGTCTCACGCAGAGGCACAGAGGCGCAGAGAGTTTTAGAGAGTGATTCGGCATTGTTAAATAAGTTTGAAGAAGGAGAAAGAGTTAGGGATTTATTGGCGCAAAATACTGATGAGATGACTAATCTTTTGCGTGGTTTGAATGGGGAATATATACCTCCTGCACCTGGTGGTGATTTATTGCGCGATGGTAGTGGGGTATTGCCAACTGGAAGAAATATTCACGCTTTAGATCCCTATCGTATGCCTTCTCCAGCAGCTTATGAAAGGGGTAAAGAGATTGCAAGGAAAATTATGGCGCAGAATTTAGAGGAGAAAGGGGCTTATCCTGAAACTGTGGCGGTAATGTTATGGGGTTTGGATGCGATTAAGACTAAAGGGGAATCTTTGGGTATTTTACTCGAATTAGTTGGTGCTGAACCTATTAAGGAAGGTACAGGGCGCATTGTACGTTATGAATTGATTCCTTTGGAAAGGTTGGGACATCCTCGTATTGATGTTTTGGCTAATTTGTCGGGTATTTTCCGTGATACTTTTGTCAATATTATTGAACTGTTGGATGATTTGTTCCGACGAGCAGCAGAAATTGAGGAATCGCTAGATAATAATTATATTCGTAAGCATTATTTAGCTTTACAAGCCCAAGGTGTGGAAAATGCTAGTGCAAGGATGTTTTCTAACCCTGCTGGAGATTTTGGTTCTTTAGTTAACGATCGCGTGGTAGATAGTAATTGGGAATCTAGTGATCAACTTGCTGATACTTGGCAAAACCGTAATGTTTTTAGTTATGGACGTAAGGATAAGGGACAAGCAAGACCTGAAGTATTATCGCAACTTTTGGCAACTAGCAGTCAGATTATTCAAGAAATTGATTCGGTGGAATACGGTTTAACTGACATCCAAGAATATTACGGTAATACTGGCGGTTTGAAATTAGCAGCCGAAAAACAAAGTGGTAAGGAAGTAGAGACTTCTTTTGTAGAAAGTTTTTCTAAGGATACAACACCCCGTAAGTTAAAAGATTTACTGCGTATGGAATATCGTACTAAATTACTTAACCCTAAATGGGCTGAAGCTATGGCAGATCAAGGTTCAGGTGGTGCTTATGAAATCTCCCAACGCATGACGGCTTTAATTGGATGGGGAGGTACAGCTAATTTTAAAGATGACTGGGTATACGATCAAGCGGTTGATACCTATGCTTTAGATGCAGAAATGGCAGAGAAACTTAGACAAGCTAACCCTGAAGCTTTCCGTAATATTGTAGCAAGAGCGATCGAAGCCCACGGACGCGGTTTCTGGAATGCTGATGAGGAGAAATTAGATAAGTTACGCGAGTTGTATCAGTCTACTGAGGATGAATTGGAAGGAGTTACAGTTTAA
- a CDS encoding two component transcriptional regulator, winged helix family protein: MKILIVEDDQHLAAALTEVLVDKQHYTVDAVTDGALGWEYIKATVYDLIILDVMLPKLNGINLCQKLRTTGSMIPVLMLTAKDLSSDRVMGLDAGADDYVVKPFDLPELLARIRALLRRGNVHLLPIIEWGDLHLDSSSCQVTYQGQPVHLTPKEYGLLDLLLRQQGKLVSRDTIIDRLWTFDHPPSEETFKVHLKTLRRKLKAVGAPGDLIETVYGFGYRLKQV, translated from the coding sequence ATGAAAATCCTCATAGTAGAAGATGATCAACATTTAGCAGCAGCTTTAACAGAAGTTTTAGTAGATAAACAGCACTATACCGTTGATGCGGTTACAGATGGGGCTTTAGGCTGGGAATACATCAAAGCTACGGTTTACGATTTAATCATTCTAGACGTTATGTTACCTAAACTAAATGGCATAAACTTATGTCAAAAATTAAGAACTACGGGTAGTATGATTCCTGTACTAATGCTAACTGCTAAAGATCTCAGTAGCGATCGCGTTATGGGTTTAGATGCAGGGGCAGATGATTATGTCGTCAAACCTTTTGATTTACCAGAATTACTCGCCAGAATTCGAGCATTATTAAGACGGGGAAATGTCCATCTTCTGCCAATAATTGAATGGGGAGATTTACATCTAGATTCTAGTAGTTGTCAAGTTACCTATCAAGGACAACCAGTACATTTGACCCCCAAGGAATATGGATTATTAGATTTACTATTACGTCAACAGGGAAAATTAGTTAGTCGCGATACAATTATTGATCGTCTCTGGACTTTTGATCATCCTCCTTCAGAAGAAACCTTTAAAGTACATCTCAAAACATTACGCCGAAAATTAAAAGCCGTGGGCGCACCTGGGGATTTAATAGAAACAGTATATGGTTTTGGCTATCGTCTCAAACAAGTTTAA